One part of the Leucobacter triazinivorans genome encodes these proteins:
- the lepB gene encoding signal peptidase I, with translation MSESDTPGAPRRSRRSGLLGFLRDLIVILLVAFLVSFLLKTFLVRSFYIPSVSMEQTLKVNDRILVNQLVPQLVPVQRGDVVVFKDPGGWLLPRSAEPPQGFEKVLQAVGLAADTSHEYVVKRVIGIGGDRVQCCDAEGRVTVNGIPLDEPYIVIPPGEERASKIDFDVTVPEDSVWVMGDNRYQSKDSRYNQEQPGKGFVPESEIVGRAFVLNWPLNRFTWLGTPEGTFTGVEEARQ, from the coding sequence ATGAGTGAATCCGATACGCCGGGGGCTCCACGGCGGTCTCGTCGCAGCGGGCTCCTCGGATTCCTGCGCGACCTCATCGTCATCCTGCTGGTCGCGTTCCTGGTCTCCTTCCTCTTGAAGACCTTCCTGGTGCGCAGCTTCTACATCCCGTCGGTCTCGATGGAGCAGACCCTCAAGGTCAACGATCGCATCCTGGTGAATCAGCTGGTGCCGCAGCTCGTGCCGGTGCAGCGCGGGGACGTCGTGGTATTCAAGGATCCGGGCGGCTGGCTGCTGCCGCGCAGCGCCGAGCCGCCGCAGGGCTTCGAGAAGGTGCTGCAGGCCGTCGGCCTGGCCGCCGACACGAGCCACGAGTACGTCGTGAAGCGCGTGATCGGCATCGGCGGCGACCGCGTGCAGTGCTGCGACGCCGAGGGACGCGTGACGGTGAACGGGATCCCGCTCGACGAGCCCTACATCGTGATTCCGCCCGGCGAGGAGCGCGCGTCGAAGATCGACTTCGACGTCACCGTGCCCGAGGACTCCGTCTGGGTCATGGGCGACAACCGCTACCAGAGCAAGGATTCGCGCTACAACCAGGAGCAGCCCGGCAAGGGCTTCGTCCCCGAGAGCGAGATCGTCGGCCGGGCGTTCGTGCTCAATTGGCCGCTGAACCGCTTCACCTGGCTGGGGACGCCAGAGGGCACGTTCACGGGCGTGGAGGAAGCGCGGCAGTGA
- the rplS gene encoding 50S ribosomal protein L19, whose translation MQKLDHVDAASLKSDIPEFRAGDTVKVHVNIVEGNRSRVQVFQGVVISRHGEGIRETFTVRKISFQVGVERKFPVHSPAIDKIEVVTRGDVRRAKLYYLRGLTGKKAKIKEKRDA comes from the coding sequence ATGCAGAAGCTCGACCACGTCGATGCCGCGTCGCTCAAGAGCGACATCCCCGAGTTCCGCGCCGGCGACACCGTCAAGGTGCACGTGAACATCGTCGAGGGCAACCGCTCGCGCGTCCAGGTGTTCCAGGGCGTCGTCATCTCCCGCCACGGTGAGGGGATCCGCGAGACCTTCACCGTGCGCAAGATCAGCTTCCAGGTGGGCGTCGAGCGCAAGTTCCCCGTGCACTCGCCCGCGATCGACAAGATCGAGGTCGTCACCCGCGGTGATGTGCGCCGCGCCAAGCTCTACTACTTGCGCGGCCTCACCGGCAAGAAGGCGAAGATCAAGGAGAAGCGCGACGCCTGA
- a CDS encoding LuxR C-terminal-related transcriptional regulator → MAESSHRRGRPPHPDVLTPAEWRIAHAVRHGMPNRMIARRQGVSLDAVKFHIGNILDKLGLDSRAELRSWEGIPIDSPLRTAPQEKEEAMTDAVLRSIGQVSRRVSSVEAAVAWYRDVLQLPHLYTYGDIAFFDVQGTRLFLSAIDEGAGEQGESVLYFRVDDIHAACATLTGRGLGRRGMDGVLQRSRRAHTCAHESDWTNRRSGDPLSG, encoded by the coding sequence ATGGCTGAGAGTTCACACCGTCGGGGACGTCCCCCGCATCCCGACGTGCTCACGCCGGCTGAGTGGCGGATTGCCCACGCAGTGCGCCACGGCATGCCCAATCGCATGATTGCCCGGCGCCAGGGAGTGAGCCTCGACGCCGTGAAGTTCCACATCGGCAACATTCTCGACAAGCTCGGCTTGGACAGCCGAGCGGAACTCCGATCGTGGGAGGGCATTCCGATCGACAGTCCACTCAGAACCGCACCTCAGGAAAAGGAGGAGGCCATGACCGACGCCGTACTGAGATCCATCGGGCAGGTGTCGCGCCGCGTGAGCAGCGTCGAAGCGGCCGTCGCGTGGTATCGCGACGTCCTCCAGCTCCCGCACCTCTATACCTATGGCGACATCGCGTTCTTCGACGTCCAGGGCACGAGGCTCTTCCTCAGCGCGATCGATGAGGGCGCGGGCGAGCAGGGCGAGTCCGTCCTCTACTTTCGTGTCGATGACATCCACGCCGCCTGCGCCACGCTCACCGGTCGAGGACTCGGGCGTCGAGGAATGGATGGCGTTCTTCAGCGATCCCGACGGGCACACACTTGCGCTCATGAGTCAGACTGGACCAACAGGCGATCCGGCGACCCCCTGAGCGGTTAG
- a CDS encoding MarR family winged helix-turn-helix transcriptional regulator, producing the protein MSSLAEPGAPEVPSAHVEAVQRLEDALSDFVAGVRGMYANAAGQVDPDLPPSAYRVLLTISRIGPVSLSTLVERFASDKGQMSRQIKELEALGLVERTVDPNDGRIRLIGMTPEGVNRMTVARRPYREQLTAVLSDRSPESIAGLTELLRTVATRGIVPPR; encoded by the coding sequence ATGTCGTCCTTGGCAGAACCTGGCGCACCCGAGGTGCCCAGCGCGCACGTCGAAGCGGTGCAGCGTCTTGAGGATGCGCTCTCGGACTTCGTGGCGGGAGTGCGCGGCATGTACGCCAATGCGGCTGGGCAGGTCGACCCTGACCTGCCTCCCTCGGCGTACAGGGTGCTGCTGACGATCTCACGGATCGGCCCGGTGAGTTTGTCGACTCTGGTCGAGAGGTTCGCCTCCGACAAAGGTCAGATGAGCCGGCAGATCAAGGAGCTGGAAGCCCTCGGCCTGGTGGAGCGCACCGTCGACCCGAACGATGGCAGGATCCGGTTGATCGGGATGACTCCCGAGGGCGTGAACCGTATGACCGTGGCTCGGCGTCCCTATCGGGAGCAGCTCACCGCAGTACTCTCGGATCGTTCGCCAGAGTCGATCGCCGGGCTCACCGAGCTGCTGCGGACGGTCGCGACACGAGGGATCGTCCCGCCCCGTTGA
- a CDS encoding TetR/AcrR family transcriptional regulator: MLTTEAVPAAPEKALRVDAERRRQALLCAAASVFLTDGLDAPLEDVARAAGVGIGTLYRRFPTRDALVEAVFEAKMADYANRAEAAVIQAVEDPWAAFAGYVHDIIGMQVADPAFGAVLLRPMQGSELFSGAHARALRATRRLISRARKAGAVRQDLRETDLYLLVAATAALVAEPGPIRADAAARRMAQLFLDAVRGSSV, encoded by the coding sequence ATGCTGACGACAGAAGCGGTTCCGGCGGCGCCGGAGAAGGCGCTGCGGGTGGACGCGGAGCGCCGCCGACAGGCCCTGTTGTGCGCGGCGGCGTCGGTGTTCCTCACCGATGGGCTGGATGCGCCGTTGGAGGATGTCGCCCGTGCGGCGGGTGTGGGGATCGGGACGCTGTATCGGCGGTTCCCGACTCGCGACGCGCTGGTCGAGGCGGTCTTCGAGGCGAAGATGGCCGACTATGCGAACCGCGCCGAGGCTGCCGTCATCCAGGCGGTCGAGGATCCATGGGCGGCCTTCGCCGGATATGTGCACGACATCATCGGCATGCAGGTCGCGGACCCCGCGTTCGGTGCCGTGCTCCTGCGCCCCATGCAGGGTTCCGAGCTGTTCTCCGGCGCGCACGCGCGGGCGCTGCGCGCCACCCGGCGGCTCATCTCCCGGGCCCGCAAGGCCGGCGCTGTTCGTCAGGACCTTCGGGAGACCGACCTCTACCTGCTGGTCGCCGCGACCGCGGCGCTTGTCGCAGAGCCCGGCCCGATCCGGGCAGATGCGGCGGCGCGTCGGATGGCGCAGCTGTTCCTCGATGCTGTGAGGGGATCCTCCGTATGA
- a CDS encoding NADPH-dependent FMN reductase encodes MSGAVPHIAIVVGSARAARFADYPLAWLRERVGARDDLRLSVIDVRDVGLPSYNLPKPPALAPREYSSRQQRALGQRLDEVDGFLFLVNEYNHGYGAALKNMLDHYFAEFEHKPAAFFGYGNVGGSRAIEQLRQVVAELNMVSVRESVHIFGMQFPAVREGGPAAAEVFDALEPRLTVMTDHLLWWARALNAARSA; translated from the coding sequence ATGAGCGGCGCCGTGCCCCATATCGCGATCGTGGTGGGCAGCGCCCGCGCTGCGCGCTTCGCCGACTATCCGCTCGCGTGGCTGCGGGAGCGTGTCGGCGCTCGCGACGACCTGCGGCTGTCCGTGATCGACGTGCGTGACGTCGGCCTGCCCTCCTACAACCTGCCGAAGCCGCCGGCGCTCGCTCCGCGGGAGTATTCGAGTCGGCAGCAGCGCGCCCTCGGGCAGCGGCTCGATGAGGTCGACGGGTTCCTGTTCCTCGTCAACGAGTACAACCACGGTTACGGCGCCGCGCTGAAGAACATGCTCGACCATTACTTCGCCGAGTTCGAGCACAAGCCGGCCGCGTTCTTCGGCTACGGCAACGTGGGGGGCTCGCGGGCGATCGAGCAGCTGCGGCAGGTCGTCGCCGAGTTGAACATGGTCTCGGTGCGCGAGAGCGTCCACATCTTCGGAATGCAGTTCCCGGCCGTGCGCGAAGGCGGGCCGGCCGCCGCCGAGGTCTTCGATGCGCTGGAGCCACGACTGACGGTGATGACCGACCACCTGCTCTGGTGGGCACGCGCCCTGAACGCCGCACGGTCGGCCTGA
- a CDS encoding LLM class flavin-dependent oxidoreductase, translating into MTFELGAYSFGVAGKNLDGDVVSTAQAVRNMLEQIRLAEQVGLDFYGVGEHHTATMPVSSPASVINAAAAMTNRITLSTAVSVLSTDDPIRLYQQMATAQIVSNGRVEIIAGRGSSTDSFPLFGYELDDYDRLYADKLGLLLAIGEHERVSWESPFRPPLEDALVVPRPDQPIPIWLGTGGNPGSTVRAAKAGLPISYGILSGTPQRWGQMGALYRQAAEESGVDPSQLAISVAGHGFIAADGQAAKQTFFRHESAAYAAHGRFAALSWEDAKANYSPGGMVFAGDPSEIADRIIDLHRHLGHMRHFFQMDIGGMPHSEVLASIELLGTEVAPRVRAEIGSDGAAPSS; encoded by the coding sequence ATGACGTTCGAACTCGGCGCCTACAGCTTCGGCGTGGCGGGCAAGAACCTCGACGGCGACGTGGTGAGCACGGCCCAGGCGGTGCGGAACATGCTCGAGCAGATCCGGCTCGCCGAGCAGGTCGGGCTCGACTTCTACGGGGTCGGCGAGCATCACACCGCGACGATGCCGGTCAGCTCTCCGGCATCGGTCATCAACGCGGCCGCGGCGATGACGAACCGGATCACGCTGTCGACGGCGGTGAGCGTGCTCTCCACCGACGACCCGATCCGCCTGTATCAGCAGATGGCCACCGCGCAGATCGTCTCGAACGGCCGCGTGGAGATCATCGCCGGCCGCGGCTCCTCCACGGACTCCTTCCCGCTGTTCGGGTACGAGCTCGACGACTACGACCGGCTCTACGCCGACAAGCTCGGCCTGCTGCTCGCGATCGGCGAGCACGAGCGGGTCAGCTGGGAGTCCCCGTTCCGGCCGCCGCTAGAGGATGCGCTCGTCGTGCCCCGGCCGGATCAGCCGATCCCGATCTGGCTCGGCACAGGCGGCAACCCGGGATCGACCGTGCGGGCCGCGAAGGCGGGGCTCCCGATCTCCTACGGCATCCTCTCCGGCACCCCGCAGCGGTGGGGGCAGATGGGCGCCCTCTACCGTCAAGCCGCCGAAGAGTCCGGCGTGGATCCCTCGCAACTTGCCATCTCGGTCGCCGGGCACGGCTTCATCGCCGCCGACGGGCAGGCCGCGAAGCAGACCTTCTTCCGCCACGAGTCCGCAGCCTACGCCGCGCACGGACGCTTCGCCGCACTCTCCTGGGAGGACGCGAAGGCGAACTACTCTCCGGGCGGCATGGTGTTCGCGGGCGACCCGTCCGAGATCGCGGACCGCATCATCGACCTGCACCGCCACCTCGGCCACATGCGGCACTTCTTCCAGATGGACATCGGCGGCATGCCGCACTCCGAGGTGCTCGCCTCCATCGAACTGCTCGGCACCGAGGTTGCACCCCGCGTACGCGCCGAGATCGGCTCGGACGGGGCCGCTCCTTCGAGCTGA
- a CDS encoding MDR family MFS transporter, which yields MTDVTTPPSAAAATAKRNILLLFSTLMIVMLLASLSQMVLSSALPTIVGEMHGVEHMTWVITAYMLASTITMPVYGKISDLVGRKPMLIAAIVLFVAGSVVGGLAQDMNSLIVGRLVQGLGGGGLMILSQAAIADVVPARERGKYMGIMGGVFAVSSVAGPLLGGWLTEGPGWRWAFWMNVPLGILAVVATIVLLRLPKLNRTERPKIDYLGMMLLAIATSTLVLVGTWGGSMYEWGSPQIIGLIIATVVVGALFVLVESRASEPVMPLSLFKDRNFNVTTIAGLLIAVAMFGAVGYLPTYFQMAVGASATAAGLLMIPMMAALLLTSIVTGAVISKTGKYKLLPIVGTAIVALGVGLLATVQVDTPVYLICIYMAVMGVGLGTSMQILTLVVQNSFPHKMVGTATAANNYFRQVGSSLGSAVVGSIFASRLTSLITEKLPSGGAGPSDGANSLTPELIKSLPEPIRNLIVESYNEALIPIFIYMVPLAVITAVLLCFVKEKPLATEINAEIMPESLAEGQLLVDENLLEESDTEAATAPPETR from the coding sequence ATGACAGACGTCACGACCCCGCCGTCGGCCGCAGCCGCGACGGCGAAACGCAACATCCTCCTGCTCTTTTCCACCTTGATGATCGTGATGCTGCTGGCATCGCTGAGCCAGATGGTGCTCTCCAGTGCCCTGCCGACGATCGTCGGCGAGATGCACGGTGTCGAGCACATGACCTGGGTGATCACCGCGTACATGCTCGCCTCCACGATCACGATGCCGGTCTACGGCAAGATCAGCGATCTCGTTGGCCGTAAGCCGATGCTGATCGCCGCGATCGTGCTGTTCGTGGCGGGCTCCGTGGTCGGCGGCCTCGCGCAGGACATGAACTCCCTGATCGTCGGACGGCTCGTGCAGGGCCTCGGCGGTGGCGGGCTCATGATCCTCTCCCAGGCTGCGATCGCCGATGTCGTGCCCGCCCGTGAGCGCGGCAAGTACATGGGCATCATGGGTGGCGTGTTCGCCGTCTCCTCGGTCGCCGGCCCGCTGCTCGGCGGCTGGCTCACCGAGGGCCCCGGCTGGCGGTGGGCGTTCTGGATGAACGTTCCCCTGGGCATCCTCGCCGTCGTCGCGACCATCGTGCTGCTGCGCCTGCCGAAGCTGAACCGCACCGAGCGGCCGAAGATCGACTACCTCGGCATGATGCTGCTCGCCATCGCCACCTCCACGCTGGTGCTGGTGGGCACCTGGGGCGGATCGATGTACGAGTGGGGGTCGCCGCAGATCATCGGCCTGATCATCGCCACCGTTGTCGTCGGCGCCCTGTTCGTGCTGGTCGAATCCCGCGCCTCCGAGCCGGTCATGCCGCTCAGCCTGTTCAAGGACCGCAACTTCAACGTGACCACGATCGCGGGGCTGCTCATCGCGGTCGCGATGTTCGGCGCCGTCGGCTACCTCCCCACCTACTTCCAGATGGCGGTCGGGGCGAGCGCGACAGCTGCGGGCCTGCTCATGATCCCGATGATGGCGGCGCTGCTGCTGACCTCCATCGTCACCGGCGCGGTGATCTCGAAGACCGGCAAGTACAAGCTGCTCCCGATCGTCGGCACCGCCATCGTCGCCCTCGGCGTCGGCCTCCTCGCGACCGTGCAGGTCGACACCCCGGTCTACCTGATCTGCATCTACATGGCCGTGATGGGCGTCGGGCTCGGCACGAGCATGCAGATCCTCACCCTCGTCGTGCAGAACTCGTTCCCGCACAAGATGGTCGGCACCGCGACCGCGGCGAACAACTACTTCCGGCAGGTCGGCAGCAGCCTCGGCTCCGCCGTGGTCGGATCGATCTTCGCCAGCCGGCTCACCTCGCTGATCACCGAGAAGCTGCCGAGCGGCGGGGCGGGCCCCTCCGACGGCGCGAACTCGCTGACGCCGGAGCTGATCAAGTCGCTGCCGGAACCGATCCGCAACCTCATCGTCGAGTCCTACAACGAGGCGCTGATCCCGATCTTCATCTACATGGTGCCCCTCGCGGTCATCACCGCCGTGTTGCTGTGCTTCGTCAAGGAGAAGCCGCTCGCGACCGAGATCAACGCCGAGATCATGCCGGAATCCCTCGCCGAAGGCCAACTGCTCGTGGACGAGAACCTCTTGGAGGAATCGGATACCGAGGCTGCGACCGCACCCCCGGAAACCCGCTGA
- a CDS encoding TetR family transcriptional regulator, with product MNDSALSLRERQRLEVAAAIHDAAADLLLEHGWTATTVDMIAAQAGVSSRTFFNYFPSKEDAALGLRPLHVPAPASESFFDGDGDLFERAVRLTMAVIRTAVPDDGLGERRSELIRTLPELRARLKHFSTTAGELIEPILIEELTRRALIEESVQAQDIRDAATALRMLAATVVRFAFVKNPAAWSATTTESLASATALFREVIQSPS from the coding sequence GTGAATGATTCTGCTCTGAGTCTGCGTGAGCGACAGCGCCTCGAGGTCGCGGCGGCCATCCATGATGCGGCCGCCGACCTCCTCCTCGAACACGGGTGGACGGCCACCACCGTCGACATGATCGCGGCGCAGGCTGGCGTGTCCAGTAGGACGTTCTTCAACTACTTCCCGAGCAAGGAGGACGCTGCGCTCGGGTTGCGACCGCTGCACGTTCCGGCGCCGGCGAGCGAGTCGTTCTTCGACGGCGACGGAGACCTGTTCGAGCGCGCGGTGAGACTCACGATGGCGGTCATCCGCACCGCCGTTCCCGACGACGGCCTCGGGGAGCGGCGATCCGAGCTCATCCGCACCCTGCCGGAGCTGCGGGCGCGCCTCAAGCACTTCTCGACGACGGCGGGCGAACTCATCGAGCCGATCCTGATCGAGGAGCTCACCCGGCGAGCTTTGATCGAAGAATCGGTGCAGGCGCAGGACATCCGCGATGCGGCAACTGCGCTCCGCATGCTCGCGGCCACGGTCGTCCGTTTCGCTTTCGTCAAGAACCCCGCCGCTTGGTCGGCTACTACCACCGAGTCGCTGGCATCCGCCACCGCCCTATTCCGAGAGGTCATCCAGAGCCCATCATGA
- a CDS encoding efflux RND transporter permease subunit, producing the protein MFRLARFSLANRTLVALITILIAGFGVFSMTQLKQELIPSLSLPQTTVVTAVPGASPEVMDEQVSVPISRAIADLDNVEQVVATSSSSMSMVSIAYTYGVDADDFRASVEQALNSISGSLPSDADPQLISGSTSDIPVIFMTASGSDEDITALSNTLTDTVVPKLESISGVRSAAVSGGAVERVVITPDQAALAANGLNPQALSQALEANGMTLPLGSVTDDGASLPVQGGTAVASLDAIKGLPLASQTQPGTVVTIGDVAKVELVTEPQTSLTRMDGEEALSISITANQDADIVAISHAVGDAIAELEDEVPGLSLTIVFDQAPFIEESIQHLAIEGLLGLLFAIVVILVFLLSLRSTIVTAISIPLSVLVTFIGLNLGGHSLNMLTLGALTIAIGRVVDDSIVVIENIKRHLSYGEEKVHAILTAVREVAGAITSSTLTTVAVFLPIALVGGMVGELFAPFALTVTIAMLSSLLVALTIVPVLSYWFLRAPKNVTDVEAVRLAAEEKEHKSWLQRGYKPILRGTQKHPIITIISSVLLLVITVSLVPLLKVDFLGNTGQNMIMVTQTFPAGSDLDTVSDGARDVEDALLDIDGVEDVMLMAGSSGGGSGDFSAMLGGGGGTATFIVNTDAKADQSALQDTVRDRLAKLDGPGEVSLADAASMGGFGGSVDVLVTGTNDEDLARAAEAVYAALEDTPNTTEVSSDLAPAQPITQITVDRTVALEHGFTEIQLLGMVGSILSPQSIGKVTIDNEEYRIFLDATPPPATIAELQDLQIPTATGMVPLTELASVKKVTVATSVTRQDGDLVATISLTPAEGELGAVTTEVQERLDGLDLPTGTTATLGGLAETQQESFQQLGLAMLIAIAIVFLLLVATFRSLAQPLILLVSIPFAATGAIVLLLITGKPLGISALIGMLMLIGIVVTNAIVLIDLVNQYRKQGQSVRDAVFNGARQRLRPILMTALATIFALIPMALGVTGSSGFISQDLAIVVIGGLISSTLLTLVLVPVLYLLFEDGRERRRAKKQQDVTTSSDLPSASGDAMHAAQA; encoded by the coding sequence TTGTTCCGACTCGCCCGCTTCAGCCTGGCCAACCGGACGTTGGTCGCGCTCATCACGATCCTGATCGCCGGTTTCGGCGTGTTCTCGATGACGCAGCTCAAACAGGAGCTGATCCCGTCGCTCTCGTTGCCGCAGACCACGGTCGTGACCGCGGTTCCGGGTGCGAGCCCTGAGGTGATGGACGAGCAGGTGAGCGTGCCGATCTCGCGGGCGATCGCCGACCTCGACAATGTGGAGCAGGTCGTGGCGACGTCGTCGTCGAGCATGTCGATGGTGTCGATCGCGTACACCTATGGCGTCGACGCCGATGATTTCCGCGCCTCGGTGGAGCAGGCCCTGAACTCGATCTCGGGCAGCCTGCCGAGCGATGCGGACCCTCAGCTCATCTCGGGGAGCACCTCTGACATCCCGGTCATCTTCATGACCGCGTCCGGCTCCGACGAGGACATCACCGCCCTGTCGAACACGCTCACGGACACGGTCGTGCCCAAGCTCGAGTCGATCTCGGGTGTGCGGTCGGCTGCGGTGTCGGGAGGAGCGGTCGAGCGGGTCGTGATCACCCCGGATCAGGCGGCTCTCGCGGCGAACGGGCTGAACCCGCAGGCGCTGAGCCAGGCGCTCGAGGCGAACGGCATGACGCTGCCGCTGGGCAGCGTCACCGACGACGGAGCGTCTCTGCCGGTCCAGGGCGGCACGGCAGTCGCATCCCTCGACGCCATCAAGGGCTTGCCGCTTGCGAGCCAGACCCAGCCCGGCACCGTCGTGACCATCGGCGACGTCGCCAAGGTCGAGCTCGTCACCGAGCCGCAGACCTCCCTCACCCGCATGGACGGTGAGGAGGCGCTGTCGATCTCGATCACTGCGAACCAGGACGCCGACATCGTCGCGATCTCCCACGCCGTCGGCGACGCCATCGCCGAGCTCGAAGACGAGGTGCCCGGCCTGTCGTTGACGATCGTGTTCGATCAGGCGCCGTTCATCGAGGAGTCGATCCAGCATCTCGCGATCGAGGGGCTGCTCGGTCTACTGTTCGCGATCGTCGTGATCCTGGTCTTCCTGCTGTCGCTGCGCTCGACGATCGTGACCGCGATCTCGATCCCGCTGTCGGTGCTGGTCACCTTCATCGGCCTGAACCTCGGCGGCCACTCGCTGAACATGCTTACCCTCGGCGCGCTGACGATCGCGATCGGCCGCGTGGTCGACGACTCGATCGTCGTCATCGAGAACATCAAACGGCATCTCTCCTACGGCGAGGAGAAGGTGCACGCCATCCTCACCGCCGTGCGCGAGGTCGCCGGCGCGATCACGTCGTCGACGCTCACCACGGTGGCGGTGTTCCTGCCGATCGCGCTCGTGGGCGGCATGGTGGGGGAGCTGTTCGCCCCGTTCGCGTTGACGGTGACGATCGCGATGCTCTCCTCGCTGCTGGTCGCGCTCACGATCGTGCCCGTGCTCTCGTACTGGTTCCTGCGTGCTCCGAAGAACGTCACGGACGTTGAGGCGGTGCGCTTGGCCGCCGAGGAGAAGGAGCACAAGAGCTGGTTGCAGCGCGGCTACAAGCCGATCCTGCGCGGCACGCAGAAGCACCCGATCATCACCATCATCTCCTCCGTGCTGCTGCTCGTCATCACGGTGTCCCTGGTCCCGCTGTTGAAGGTCGACTTCCTGGGCAACACCGGGCAGAACATGATCATGGTCACCCAGACCTTCCCCGCCGGGTCGGATCTGGACACGGTCTCCGACGGCGCCCGCGACGTGGAGGACGCCCTCCTCGACATCGACGGCGTCGAGGACGTCATGCTCATGGCCGGCTCCAGCGGCGGCGGGTCGGGCGACTTCTCCGCGATGCTCGGCGGGGGCGGCGGCACGGCCACCTTCATCGTGAACACCGACGCGAAGGCCGATCAGTCCGCGCTGCAGGACACGGTGCGCGACCGGCTCGCGAAGCTCGACGGCCCCGGCGAGGTGAGCCTCGCGGACGCCGCGTCGATGGGCGGTTTCGGCGGCTCCGTCGACGTGCTCGTCACCGGTACCAACGATGAGGATCTCGCGAGGGCGGCAGAGGCCGTGTACGCGGCGCTCGAAGACACGCCGAACACCACCGAGGTGTCGAGCGACCTGGCACCGGCGCAGCCGATCACCCAGATCACGGTCGACCGCACGGTCGCCCTCGAGCACGGCTTCACCGAGATCCAGCTGCTCGGCATGGTCGGCAGCATCCTCTCCCCGCAGAGCATCGGCAAGGTCACCATCGACAACGAGGAGTACCGCATCTTCCTCGACGCGACCCCGCCGCCCGCGACCATCGCCGAGCTCCAGGATCTGCAGATCCCCACCGCCACCGGCATGGTGCCGCTGACCGAGCTCGCATCGGTGAAGAAGGTCACCGTGGCGACCTCGGTGACCCGGCAGGACGGCGATCTCGTCGCGACGATCTCGCTCACCCCAGCCGAGGGCGAACTGGGCGCGGTCACCACCGAGGTGCAGGAGCGACTCGACGGCCTGGACCTGCCTACCGGCACGACCGCGACACTCGGCGGGCTGGCGGAAACGCAGCAGGAGTCGTTCCAGCAGCTCGGGCTCGCGATGCTGATCGCGATCGCGATCGTGTTCCTGCTGCTCGTGGCGACCTTCCGGTCGCTCGCGCAGCCGCTCATCCTGCTCGTGTCGATCCCGTTCGCCGCGACCGGCGCGATCGTGCTGCTGCTGATCACCGGCAAACCGCTGGGCATCTCGGCCCTGATCGGCATGCTGATGCTCATCGGCATCGTGGTCACGAACGCGATCGTGCTCATCGACCTCGTGAACCAGTACCGCAAGCAGGGCCAGAGCGTGCGCGACGCCGTGTTCAACGGCGCCCGCCAGCGCCTGCGCCCGATCCTGATGACCGCGCTCGCCACGATCTTCGCCCTGATCCCCATGGCGCTCGGCGTGACCGGGTCCAGCGGCTTCATCAGCCAGGACCTTGCGATCGTCGTGATCGGCGGACTCATCTCGTCGACACTGCTGACCCTGGTGCTCGTGCCCGTGCTGTATCTGCTCTTCGAGGACGGCCGGGAGCGCCGCAGGGCGAAGAAGCAGCAGGATGTCACGACGAGTTCGGACCTGCCGAGCGCCAGCGGGGACGCGATGCACGCCGCACAGGCCTAA
- a CDS encoding MarR family winged helix-turn-helix transcriptional regulator, protein MKRDEETERKTLLAELLSLQASLESSFVPEHLEPVLSLRLTMQQLKVLMILVTHSDGSTMQALAKTVGVSLATMSGIVDRLETQGMAERSLDPNDQRVRRASASELGRQTVQRLMAARPELSSTPLGLLAIDDLRALAQGIRALVRAVESSQNTTDHTTMSD, encoded by the coding sequence GTGAAGAGAGATGAAGAGACGGAGCGCAAGACGCTCCTCGCTGAGTTGCTCAGCCTGCAGGCCAGCCTGGAATCCTCATTCGTGCCGGAGCACCTCGAGCCGGTGCTGTCGCTGCGCCTGACGATGCAGCAGCTCAAGGTGCTGATGATCCTCGTCACCCACTCCGACGGCAGCACGATGCAGGCGCTCGCCAAGACCGTGGGGGTGTCGCTGGCGACCATGTCGGGGATCGTCGATCGCCTCGAGACGCAGGGCATGGCCGAGCGCAGCCTCGACCCGAACGATCAGCGCGTGCGCCGAGCCAGCGCCTCCGAGCTGGGACGCCAGACCGTGCAGCGTCTGATGGCCGCAAGACCGGAACTCAGCAGCACCCCGCTCGGCCTGCTCGCGATCGACGACCTCCGCGCACTCGCCCAGGGCATCCGCGCCCTGGTCCGCGCCGTCGAGAGCAGCCAGAACACCACCGACCACACGACGATGAGCGACTGA